The Candidatus Binatia bacterium genome includes the window TCACCACCGGCCAGTCGGTGTACACGGGGATGATCTTTTCCATCCTCAGCTTCGCCGTGGCCATTCCCTCCGCCGTCAAGACGTTCAATTGGACGGCCACCCTGTACCGGGGCTCGCTCTCGTTCGAAGCGCCGATGGTCTATGCCCTTTGCTACCTCGGCCTGTTCACCATCGGCGGCCTCACCGGGCTGTTCCTCGCCACCCTGGGCACCGACGTTCACGTCCACGACACCTACTTCGTGGTCGCGCACTTCCATTACATCATGGTCGGAGGGGCCATCCTCGGCTACCTCGGAGGACTGCACTTCTGGTGGCCGAAGATTACCGGGAAAATGTACCCGGACGGAATCGCCCGAACCGCGGCGATCATAGTGTTCATCGGCTTCAACCTGACCTTCTTCCCCCAGTTCGTGCTCGGCTACATGGGTATGCCGCGCCGTTACCACTTCTATGTCGACGAGTTCCAGGTGCTCAACGTGCTGTCGACGGCGGGCGCGGGCATTCTCGGCGTCGGGTACCTCCTGCCGATGTTCTACTTCGTGTGGTCGCTGATTTACGGCAAGAAAGCACCGGCCAATCCCTGGGGTGCCACCGGCCTGGAGTGGACGACCCCCTCCCCGCCTCCCACCGACAACTTCGCGCAGACTCCGGTGGTCACCGAGGACGCTTACAGCTACGAGAATCTACCCGTGCCGACCAGAGCATCGGCTGTCTAAGGAGGTTTCGCGTGTCCAACCACGCCGCCGCGTCGCTGGCGCACCAGCACCAATTCGACGATGCCGAGCAGCAGTACGAGGCCTCCACGCTCGGCATGTGGGTGTTCATCGTCAACGAGGTGATGTTCTTCGGGGCGATGATCTGCGCCTACGTCGTGTACAGAGTCGTTCACCCGGGCGTGTTCGAACACGCCAGCCAGCAACTCAATATCACCCTCGGGCTGGTCAACACGACGATTCTGATCACCAGCAGCCTGACCATGGCATTGGCCGTTCACGGAGCGCAGCAAGGCAAGCGCGGCCAGATGCTCGGCTACCTCCTGCTGACGATGGTTCTCGGCGCGGCCTTCCTCGGCATCAAGGGCTTCGAGTACGCCCACAAATACTCGGAAGGGTTGGTTCCCGGACTCAACTTCACCTACACCGGACCTCACGCCGACGAGTCGCAGCTCTTCTTCTCTCTCTATTTCGCGTTGACCGGGTTCCACGCGTTACACATGGTCATCGGCCTCGGCATTCTCGGGGCGCTGTTCGCGGTCGGGGCACGAGGCATGTTCAGCCGCGACTACCATACGCCGGTCGAAATTAGCGGTCTGTACTGGCACTTCGTCGATATCGTCTGGATCTTCCTTTTCCCCCTGCTGTACCTGCTGGGTCTCCACTGATCCGGGGTACTCTAGCTCTCGGGAGAGATCATGGCCGAGCACATCGTTTCCGCCCGCAGCTACTTTGCGGTCTTCTTCGCACTCATGGGGTTGACCGCGATTACGGTTGCCGTGGCGTTCAACGACTTCGGGGCATGGAATAACTTCGTCGCAATTGCCATTGCGGTGACGAAGGCAACCCTGGTCATACTGTACTTCATGCACGTGCGTTACAGCACGCACCTAACCTGGGTGATGGCGGGAGCAGGCTTCTTCTGGACCGCGGTCATGATTGCCTACGTCATGACAGACTACGTTGCCCGCGGCTGGATTCCCGTGCCGATCGCACAGTAGGCGCACCGCGCGCCTACCGACAGAGCGACGCCCGCCCCGCTACTTGAGGGCGACCACGAGCTTCTTGCCAGCGCCCTCGAACGCAAGCTTGTCTTCCCGGGCGAGCCAGCCGAGCGCCCCGTAGAACGCCTCGCTGCCGAGCTTGAGCTTTCTCTTCAACGTGCCCACCGGCGTCGACCCATGCTCGTCCAGAAAGTGCCATACCAGCCCAGCAGCTTCGCAGATATCCTTGATCATCGTCCCCTCCTGTCAAGCGACGGAACCGGGCGCCGCCTTTCTCTTCCCCCTGTAGACGATCACGATCCTTACTCCTCCTGCCTCGGCACCACTACGGTTTGCCACCATCCCGCGGCGCCGGAGCGTCCGGGTGCGCCGGCTCGACGAGGGCGGTGAACGCATCGAGGATATCGCTACGGGTGACAATGCCGACGAGACGTCCGTTGTCGACCACCGGAATGGCCCCGATCCGCTCCCGCCGCATCCGGCGCGCCGCTTCCACTACCGAGTCTTGCGGTCCCAGCGTCACCACGTTGGAAGTCATGACGGTCTCCACAGCGATATGACTCGGGTCGGCCGGAGGTTCGCCGGAGCGGCCGGGGCGCCTGGGCTGGGCATCGAACACTGACGGATAAGCGTCCCGCAAATCGCGGTCGGTAACGATACCGACAACTTCATGATCGACCACGACCGGGAGTTGGTTCACCCGATTGGTTTCCATGATCTCGCGCGCGTGACGAATCGAGTCCCGCGGCTTTACGACGTGTACCCGGCGCGTCATCCAACGTTCGATCAGCACGTCGACCACCTTTCTGTGTTGCCGTTCCGGTCGCGACTGGCGGCCTCGCGGTACATGCCGCCCGCCCATGGCTCTCCCGCGCCCGGCCTCGCTTGTACCGCAGGACGCAGCGCGCTTCAATTTCCCCCCGCCACGAGGGACAGCCAATCCCGTTGCCGCGCACCCGGCCCGGAGCCTCGTCCTCGCCCGGGTCTTGTCTCGCTGGACATCCAGGGTAACCGAGCCGCCGTTCGCCCCTGCCCGAAAAGGGCATCGAAACCCTGCGGAGGGAAACTAAGGCCAGTGCTCCGAGACCGGATCGCGGTACTCGAAACGCGGCTCGGTGCCGTCTTCGCAGCAGTGGGAATGACCCCGTGGGCTTTTTCGTACCTGCGAGGCGGCTGCGGCGGAGTGGAGAGGAAGGCCCCCGTTACCCGGTGGCACGGCATTGGCTCCGGAGTCATGCGGAGGGCGAGTGCCATGCTTTGGCACATCCGATTCCACGGCCGCGGCGGAGAGGGCGTCAAGCTTGCCTGCCGCATCGTGACCAGGGCCGGGTTCATCGCCGGTATGACGGTGCAGGACTCGCCCCTTTACGGCGCTGAGCGCCGCGGGGCGCCGGTGGTGGCTTTCGCCCGGATCGCAGACGAACCGATTCTCGAACGCGGCTACATCGAGTGTCCCGATGCCGTGGTGGTCATGGACGCGTCTCTACTGCGCCATGCCGATGCGGGCGTGCTCTCCGGAATCGATGCGCAGACAGTTGTGCTGGTGAATAGTCCCGGGCAACCGCAGGAGGTGGCGCGGAGCTTCGGAATCGTAGGTCACGTGGTAACGCTTGACGTGTCGTCGCTGGCGCTCGACGTGCTCGGCAAGCACGTGTTGAGCGCGCCGGTAGCGGGGTTCGTGGCCAGGGTCTGCCGCCTGGTCCCGCGGGAGACTCTGGCGACGGCGGTGCGCACGGAACTGGTGGCGGCCGGAATTCCTCCGGCGGCGGTAGCCCGGAACCTGGCGTTGGCGGAGCGGGCATTCGCGGCTGCACCGAGCGTCGGCCTGCCGGTGCGTCGAGAGAATCGATGTGCGTCGAGCACGGCTGCGGAGTCGCCCTTCGTCGTGCCTCACCTGCCGCCGCGGGTCGCCGCCCCGACCATCGGGGCGCCGGCCACCTCGGCTTTACGAACGCTCGAGGGTTGGCGGGTGTATCGGCCGGTCATCGAGCGTAACCGCTGCACGCGCTGTCTGATTTGCTTCGCGCTGTGCCCCGAGGGCGCCATCGCCCTCGACGGGCAGAACTACCCGGTTGTCGACTACGCGCACTGCAAGGGCTGTCTCGTGTGCGCCACGGAGTGCCCGCCGGGGGCGATCGATCAGGTGCGGGAGGATGCGGCATGACTCGCGACCTGCTCACCGGCAACGCCGCCGCGGCATGGGCAGCTCGTCTCGCCGCGGTCGACTACATTCCGGCCTACCCGATAACGCCGGCAACCGAGATCGTCGAAACCCTCGCCGACTGGGTGCGGCGAGGCGAAATCCAATCGCGGCTCGTAACGATGGATTCGGAGCACTCGATGCTGGCGGCGGCTGGAGCCGCGGCGGCCACGGGGGCGCGCGTTTTCACGGCGTCGTCGAGTCAGGGACTGCTCTATGCCATCGAAATGCTCTACGCGGTCGCCGGCTGGCGTGTGCCGCTCGTGCTCGTGAACGTGGCTCGCGCCGTGGCGGCACCGATCACGCTCGAGCCGGACCACAATGACATTCTGGCGGCAAGGGACTCAGGGTTCCTGCAGATCCATACCGCCTCGTGTCAGGAAGTGCTCGACTCTATACTCATTGGGTACCGACTGGCCGAACATCCGGACGTCCTCCTGCCCGTGCTGGTAAACCTCGATGGCTTCTACCTCTCCTTTTCCCGGGAACCGGTCGACATTCCGGACGCGAACGAGGTGCGGGAATTCCTGCCAACCTACGAACCGGTCCACGCCCGGTTCTCGGCGTCGCACGCCATGGCGCAGGGCGTCGCCGTCCTCGGAGCCAGCGCATACGCGTTCTTCAAGTACCAGATGCAGCGCGCCGCCGAGATGGCCGAGACCGTGCACGAGACCATCGCCACCGAGTTCTGCCGTCGGTTCGGGCGCTGTTACGGCTCGGTGGAGGGCTATCGGCTCGACGACGCCGATCTGGTTATTGTCATGTCGAACTCGTTCAGCACGATCGGCAAGGCGGAGGTCAGGCGGTTGCGCGAGCGCGGCCACAGAGTCGGGCTGCTGCGCCTGCGTATCGTTCGACCCTTCCCGCACAAGGAGTTGGTCTGGCTGCTCGGCGGACGTCGTGCCGTGGCAGTGATCGATCAGAACCTCTCGGTCGGCAAGGGCGGGATCCTGTTCGCGGAAATCGCCAGCGCGTTCCAGGGGCGTCCGGCGCCGCCCATGCTGTCTTTCGTCGGCGGTTTAGGTGGCCGCCGCTTTCGCCCCGGCGAATTCGACCAGATCGCCGCGGCCATGGCCAGGGCCGCGCACGAAGGCGGGTCGAGTGTGCCGCGGTTGTTGTACTCGGCCGTCGAATACCGGCAGGTGTCCGAAATGCTGCGCATTGCGCATCACGACGTTCCCGCCTCGGTCGTCTGAGTCCATCATGCAGACGCATCGCGAGATCTTCCGCAGTATCAAGGACATCCCCCGGGAGGAGTTCCTCGCCGGCGGGACCGGATTGTGCGGTGGATGTGGAGGACTGCTGGGACTGCGGCTGTTCAGTAAAGCGCTTGGACCGAACACGGTATTCGTCAACGCCGCCGGCTGCATGACTTTGTTGGCGGTGTTTCCCTTCTCGCCGTTCCGGGGTTCGTGGCTGTACACGGCGATGGCGTGCGCGCCCGCCGGTGCACAGGGGGTGCGAGATGCCCTCGATGTACTGATCGAAAAGGGCCGGCTGCCGCCCAGCGATGACGTCAGCGTCGTCGTGGTTACCGGCGACGGGGCGGCGCACGGCATCGGGTTGCAGTCGACGCTTGCCGCGGTGCACCGGGGGCTGGACTTCTTCTACTTCTGCTACGACAACGAGGCGTTTGGGAACACCGGCTTCCAGATGTCCCCCAGTTCTCCATTGGGCTCGCGAACCGCGACGACGCCCCCGGGAAGCACCGCCCCTGCCGGCACCACGACACGCAAGCAGGACCTGTTCGAGCTGTGGCGGGCACAATCGCCCCCCTTCGTCGCCACCGTTTCGCCGGCTTATCCGCTCGATCTCATGGACAAGGTGGCTCGTGCAAAGCGCCGGGCGGGACCGAAGCTCTTCTTGAGTTTCGCCACGTGCCCGCCCGGGTGGGGAGTAGAGCCGGCCGACGCGGTCACGGTCGCGAAGCTGGCCGTCGAAACGGGGGTGTGGCCGCTGAAGGAAGCCGTCGACGGCGCGGTAACTCACACGGTCGTTCCGCACCGCTTTCGACCGGTGGAGGACTATCTCGTCGTGCAGACGCGCTACCGGCACCTCTTCGAACCGGTGCGCCAGGAGGAGTTGCTCCGACAACTGCAGGAAGTCGTTGATCGTTACTGGGCCAGCGCGCATAACAATAATGGATGACCCGCTTGGCGCGAGCACGCCGTTGCGATAAGGGCGTACAACCCTGGCGGGGGAAAGCGCGACTCGTGGGAAAGAAGCGTTCAAGAGTAAGAAGGCATAAGAAGCTCGGTCTCGTCTTGTCCGGCGGTGGCGCGCGCGGAGCGTTTCAGGTCGGCGTGTATGAGCAACTGCTGAAGGATCGGCGCTTCGCCGACGGTCCAACGGTGCTGTCGGGCACGTCGGCGGGCGCCATCAACAGCGCGCTGATCGCGGCCGGCAAAACGCCGCGCGAAATGATGGAGTTCTGGAACGGTATCTGCGACGACCCGCCCGTCGTCGTTAGTCCGGTCTTCTTCGACACGGCGGCACGAACGCTGGTGCGCCTCGGCATCGAAGAAGCCCGGCAGTGGCTCCGTAACGGCAGTCGATGGTTATCCCTGCTGCAACGCCTGCGAAACCACCTTCCGCCGCGGCGTGGCGACCTGACGGCCATGGTGGTCGAGTATCTGCTCGCCGTGCGGTTCGAACTGGTGAGCAATTTCATGGAGGGTATTGCCGAGTCCTTCCTGGCGGACACCAGTCAACTCAGGGAGCGACTGATCGATACATTCGGTGGCGAGGAGGTGCCGACCGGCGGCGTTTGCCTCGCGATCAACACCATCGACGCGCACACCGGCGCGGTAGTGCGCTACGTCAACACGTCCACGCCGTTCATGCACCCGCCGGATTACCTGGTGGTAGATGCGATTACGGTAGACATGGTGCTGGCGAGCGCCAGCATTCCTATGCTGTTCCCGCCGGTGCAGATCGGCCGGCGTTTGCTGTGGGACGGTGGTCTGCTCGTCAATACGCCGCTGGCGCCTGCCGTGTCGATGGGCGCCGAAGAGATCATTACGGTGCTTGTCACCGAGCCGCCCGACCCCGCAAGCGATCCGCTGCCCCACTTCGGGCGTGCCGTCGAGCGAACGGTCGATAGTTTGCTCGAGAACGCGTACAACGTCGACCGCAAGCTGTTACTCGAGCGCAACCGGCTGGCGCGACTGCAGAGGGCGACCTATCGTGACGTGACCCTCTACGAGGCGGTGCGTCCGGCGCGCGATCGTTCGTTCAATGCGGGGTCGTACCTGTATTTCGAGCGCAGCGTGCTCGACAACATGTACAGGGCCGGCAAACGTGCGGCGGCAGCCTGGCTGGCCGCCGGCCCCATCGTCGACCATCTCGAGGCAGCGACAACCGCCGCGGCGTGAGCGCAGGTGCCCGGAACGGCCGGGCAGGGGCCGATCCGGTCTCGAACAACGGTGCTCCACCGTGTTACACTGCGCGACTGAATGCCCTTCTCGAAGCGAATATCCCGACCATGAGCGGCCCCCATCGACGCCGCCGGCATTTCCCGTCCGATCCCGTACCAGGCCGGTCCGACCGGCGGCCGGCGCAGCCTTCCGGTCTGGCACAGCGCTACGCTATCGATCCGTTCGCGTTATTCTGCGCGTACCACCTCGGTATCACCGCCGACGACGGTTACTGCTTTCAGAATATCCACCAGGTGGCGCAGCGCTTCGGTACCAACGCCGGCGTCATTCGACAGGTGCTGGCCGAGTTCGACATGGACCCCGATACCGTCGTCCACAGTGCCTTCGATATGACCAGTGCGCAGGTCGATATAATGCTGGCACCGGAGGGGATTAGCCGCACGGCACTGGCGCGGGAATTCTACGCCGAGTTCCGTGCTGCCCCGCGCCGCGCCCGCGACTGGGTCAAGGAGCTCGAAGAAGCCGCGCGGGAGAACGAGAAGATCTTCGGCCCACGGCGCTCCTGAGACGGCGGGCGTCGCACCCATTCCTGTTCTTGCGAAGGGATCCGATGCCCGGCGGTCAAGTCGTCGTTCGCACGTCCGATCGACGTGGGGCACGATTTGTGGGTAAGAGACCGGTCCGAGACCATGGCGGGCACAGGCGAATCGCGCGCGGCGTTCTTGCTCCCTAAAGATCGAGTCAATGACCTCATCGACCTGTTGTGGGCGCGTGGATTTCGTGTCGTCGGTCCGGTGGTACGCAACGGCGCCGTCGTTATCGACGAGGTGCGTGCGGTCCAGGACCTCCCGGTCGGTCGCCGCGACGATCAGGAAGCCGGCGTTTATCGACTGCAGGAGGCCGGGGGCGACCTGTTGTTCGGTGTCGTCAACGGTCCGGGTTCTCTGAAGGGCATCTTCTACCTGCCCCGTGAGCCGTTGATCGAAATGCGCCGCGAGCGCGGCGGGTTCGCGGTCAGGGAGGTGGCGGAAGAGACGCAACCGGTTGCCGCGCTCGGGGTGCGGCCCTGCGATCTTGCCGCCCTGGAGATCCAGGACCGCGTCTTTATCGGCGGTCGGTTCCGCGACACGCATTACGAGCGGCGGCGCCAGGGGCTGTTGTCGATCGTCGTCAACTGCACGCGCGCGGCGCCCACGTGCTTTTGCAGCTCGATGGGGACGGGGCCGGCGGCGCCCGCCGGATGCGACCTCGCACTCACAGAGCTCGACGGGCGCCTGCTGGTCGACGTTGGCAGCGCAGCCGGCGAGGAGTTGGTCGGCACGCTGGCCCTCGAGGTGGCGCCGCCCGCGGACGTCGCGGCCGCCCGATCCGAGGTCGACGCCTGCGCCACGTCGATGGCCCGCGCCGTTGACCGCTCCGACCTTCCGGGGTTGCTGTTCGACGAAGTCGAGAGCCCGCAGTGGGACGACGTCGCCCGCCGTTGCCTGTCCTGCGGTAACTGCACGATGGTGTGCCCGACGTGTTTCTGTCACGCGGTCGTCGAGGTGCCCGCGCTCGACAACGCCAGCAGTCAACGGGTACGTCAGTGGGACTCGTGTTTCTCGTACGAGTTTGCCCATATCGCCGGCAAGAACTTCCGGCCGCGCATTCGTGACCGTTACCGGCAATGGCTCACCCACAAACTCGCAAGCTGGATCGACCAGTTCGGCACCTCGGGTTGCGTCGGATGCGGACGCTGCATCTCGTGGTGTCCGGTGGGCATCGACCTGACCGCGGAAGTGGCGGCTATCCGCGCGCGGCGCGGAGGGACACCGTCGTGACCACGCCGTTCGCACTGCACGCCGCACGCATTGTCGAACGGCGGCTCGAAGCCGAGGACATTCACTCCTTCGTCACCCGCTTCGTCGACCCGGAGGTACGGCGGAAGTTCACGTTCGCACCCGGGCAGTTCAACATGCTGTACGCCTATGGCGTGGGCGAAGTGCCCATCTCGATCGTATCCGACCCCGCCGACCCGACGCGTTTGGAGCACACCATCCGCATTGCGGGGCGCGTAACCGCGGTGATGACGGGCTGGCAGGTCGGCGACGTCATCGGCATCCGGGGGCCGTACGGAAAGGGCTGGCCGCTCGATAGCGCGCGCGGTCGCGAAGTGGTGATCGTTACCGGCGGACTCGGCTGCGCGCCGGTTGTCGGCGTGATCAACTACATCTTCCGCCGGCGCGAGGAGTTCGGCACTCTGCACATCCTGCACGGAGTCAAGACCCCGAACGACCTGCTGTACCGCGAGCGATTCGACGCGTGGAGATTGCACCCGCGCACCAGGGTGTACCTGACCGCCGATCAACCCGACAAGAGCTGGCACTATCGGGTTGGCGTGGTCACCAATCTGTTCGACGAACTGGTCGTCAGTCCCACCGCGGTGGCCATGATGTGCGGTCCGGAGGCCATGATGCGCGCCGCCATCCGTTCGTTGCGTCGCAAGGGCATAGCGGAGGAGGCGATCTTCCTGTCCCTCGAGCGCAACATGCAGTGCGCCTTCGGCCTGTGCGGCCATTGCCAGCTCGGCCCCCTTTTCTTCTGTAAGGACGGGCCCGTCTTTGCCTACCCGCAGGTCAAGCGTTGGTTCGGAGTGAGCGGGATATGAAGACGTCGAGCAAGCCGAGCGTAGCCGTCATCAAGTTCGCCTCCTGCGACGGCTGTCAGTTGCAGTTCCTCAATGCCGAAGACGAACTGCTGGCACTGGCCCAGCTCGTCGATCTGGCCTACTTTCCCGAAGCTCGCAGCCGCGAGGTGCGCGGTCCTTACGACGTCACCTTCGTCGAAGGGAGCGTGTCGACGCCCGACGATGCCCGGCGCATCGTTGGCGTGCGTGCGGCGACCCGATGGCTCGTCAGCATCGGTGCGTGCGCGACGTCGGGCGGTATACAGGCGCTGCGGAACTGGGCCAACATCGAGGACTACAAACGCATCGTCTATCCGAGCCCGGAGTTCATCTCGACCCTGTCGACGTCGACGCCGATCGCCGAGCACGTACGCGTCGACTTCGAACTCTGGGGCTGCCCGATCGACAAGGATCAGTTGCTGACGGTGGTGCGCTCGCTGATTTCCGGCGCGGCGCCGGTCCTGCCGGGTCACGCCCTCTGCCTGGAGTGCAAGCGGCGCGGTCTGACGTGCGTCAGTGTTGCGGCCGCGCAGCCGTGCCTGGGGCCGATCACGCGCACGGGATGCGGAGCGGTGTGTCCGAGCGTCGGCCGAGGGTGTTACGGATGCTTCGGGCCGGTCGACGATCCCAACATGAACGCCTTTGCGGAACTGCTGGAGCGGCAGGGGTTGAGCCGCGACGAATGCGTGCGCCGGTTGCGCCTGATGAACGGCTACTTGCGGCCGATGCGGGATACGAGCGATGCCATCGAAAACCGCCCGGTTACGAAACATTAGTGTCCGCGGCCTGACGCGGGTCGAGGGCGAAGGCGCGCTCTACCTCACGATGGAGGGGGGCAAGGTCGTCGATCTGCGTTTCGAGATCTACGAACCGCCGCGGTTCTTCGAGGCGTTCCTGCGCGGTAGACACGCCAGCGAGGCCCCCGACATCACCGCGCGCATCTGCGGTATCTGCCCGGTCGCCTACCAGATGAGTGCCGTGCACTCCATCGAACGCGCTTTTCGTGTCGCGGTCGACCCGGCCATTCGGGCGCTGCGGCGGCTTTTCTATTGCGGGGAGTGGATCGAAAGCCACGCGTTGCACATCCACATGCTGGCGGCGCCGGATTTCCACGACTGCGAGAGTGTGGTGACGCTCGCCGAGAAGGAACCCGAGGCTGTCCAGCGCGGCTTGCGGATCAAGAAGGCCGGCAACGCGGTGATCGCGGCGCTCGGCGGCCGTGCCGTTCACCCCGTCGGGGCGTGTCTCGGCGGCTTCTGGAGCGTGCCGGCGCGCAGGCAGTTGGCCCCGCTGCGGGAAATGCTCGTCCGGGCCTACGACGATGCGGCGGCCTGCGTTCGCTGGGTGGCGGGATTCGATCTGCCCGACCAGCACGGCGATATCGAGTTCGTCTCGTTGCGGCAACCCGGCGAGTACCCGATGAGCGACGGGCGGGTGGTTTCGAGCAAGGGTATCGACGCCTCGCAGGATCAGTTCGACGACTGCTTCGAGGAACACCAGGTACCGTACTCCAACGCCCTGCATGCGAAGGTAAAGGGTCGCGGGCCTTACTTCGTCGGCCCGCTCGCACGCGTCAACCTGAACTTCGACCTGCTCGGACCCGAGGTGACCGCGGCGGCGCGGGCGACCGGCATTCCCTGGCCGAACACGAATCCCTACACCGGCATCGTGGCCCGCGCTCTCGAGGTCATGTACGCGATCGGCGAGAGTATTCGGATTATCGACGCCTACGAGCCGCCGGCCGCACCGGCCGTTCCCTATGTCGCCCGCGCCGGCGTTGGCCGGGCGGCGACGGAGGCGCCGCGGGGCATCCTGTTTCATGCCTACGAGCTCGACGATCAGGGCGTGATCCATTCCGCGCGGATCGTTCCGCCGACCTCGCAAAACCAGGCGCAGATCGAGGCCGATCTACGAGACCTCGCGCCGGCGTTGTTGACTCGCAAGCCGGCAGACGCCACCCGGTTGTGCGAGATGGCGATTCGCAACTACGACCCGTGC containing:
- a CDS encoding cytochrome C oxidase subunit IV family protein: MAEHIVSARSYFAVFFALMGLTAITVAVAFNDFGAWNNFVAIAIAVTKATLVILYFMHVRYSTHLTWVMAGAGFFWTAVMIAYVMTDYVARGWIPVPIAQ
- a CDS encoding pyruvate synthase, translated to MTRDLLTGNAAAAWAARLAAVDYIPAYPITPATEIVETLADWVRRGEIQSRLVTMDSEHSMLAAAGAAAATGARVFTASSSQGLLYAIEMLYAVAGWRVPLVLVNVARAVAAPITLEPDHNDILAARDSGFLQIHTASCQEVLDSILIGYRLAEHPDVLLPVLVNLDGFYLSFSREPVDIPDANEVREFLPTYEPVHARFSASHAMAQGVAVLGASAYAFFKYQMQRAAEMAETVHETIATEFCRRFGRCYGSVEGYRLDDADLVIVMSNSFSTIGKAEVRRLRERGHRVGLLRLRIVRPFPHKELVWLLGGRRAVAVIDQNLSVGKGGILFAEIASAFQGRPAPPMLSFVGGLGGRRFRPGEFDQIAAAMARAAHEGGSSVPRLLYSAVEYRQVSEMLRIAHHDVPASVV
- a CDS encoding cytochrome c oxidase subunit 3 family protein; this translates as MSNHAAASLAHQHQFDDAEQQYEASTLGMWVFIVNEVMFFGAMICAYVVYRVVHPGVFEHASQQLNITLGLVNTTILITSSLTMALAVHGAQQGKRGQMLGYLLLTMVLGAAFLGIKGFEYAHKYSEGLVPGLNFTYTGPHADESQLFFSLYFALTGFHALHMVIGLGILGALFAVGARGMFSRDYHTPVEISGLYWHFVDIVWIFLFPLLYLLGLH
- a CDS encoding nickel-dependent hydrogenase large subunit, whose protein sequence is MPSKTARLRNISVRGLTRVEGEGALYLTMEGGKVVDLRFEIYEPPRFFEAFLRGRHASEAPDITARICGICPVAYQMSAVHSIERAFRVAVDPAIRALRRLFYCGEWIESHALHIHMLAAPDFHDCESVVTLAEKEPEAVQRGLRIKKAGNAVIAALGGRAVHPVGACLGGFWSVPARRQLAPLREMLVRAYDDAAACVRWVAGFDLPDQHGDIEFVSLRQPGEYPMSDGRVVSSKGIDASQDQFDDCFEEHQVPYSNALHAKVKGRGPYFVGPLARVNLNFDLLGPEVTAAARATGIPWPNTNPYTGIVARALEVMYAIGESIRIIDAYEPPAAPAVPYVARAGVGRAATEAPRGILFHAYELDDQGVIHSARIVPPTSQNQAQIEADLRDLAPALLTRKPADATRLCEMAIRNYDPCISCATHFLRLRIDSR
- a CDS encoding oxidoreductase; the protein is MKTSSKPSVAVIKFASCDGCQLQFLNAEDELLALAQLVDLAYFPEARSREVRGPYDVTFVEGSVSTPDDARRIVGVRAATRWLVSIGACATSGGIQALRNWANIEDYKRIVYPSPEFISTLSTSTPIAEHVRVDFELWGCPIDKDQLLTVVRSLISGAAPVLPGHALCLECKRRGLTCVSVAAAQPCLGPITRTGCGAVCPSVGRGCYGCFGPVDDPNMNAFAELLERQGLSRDECVRRLRLMNGYLRPMRDTSDAIENRPVTKH
- a CDS encoding 2-oxoacid:acceptor oxidoreductase family protein, whose product is MLWHIRFHGRGGEGVKLACRIVTRAGFIAGMTVQDSPLYGAERRGAPVVAFARIADEPILERGYIECPDAVVVMDASLLRHADAGVLSGIDAQTVVLVNSPGQPQEVARSFGIVGHVVTLDVSSLALDVLGKHVLSAPVAGFVARVCRLVPRETLATAVRTELVAAGIPPAAVARNLALAERAFAAAPSVGLPVRRENRCASSTAAESPFVVPHLPPRVAAPTIGAPATSALRTLEGWRVYRPVIERNRCTRCLICFALCPEGAIALDGQNYPVVDYAHCKGCLVCATECPPGAIDQVREDAA
- a CDS encoding FAD/NAD(P)-binding protein, with amino-acid sequence MTTPFALHAARIVERRLEAEDIHSFVTRFVDPEVRRKFTFAPGQFNMLYAYGVGEVPISIVSDPADPTRLEHTIRIAGRVTAVMTGWQVGDVIGIRGPYGKGWPLDSARGREVVIVTGGLGCAPVVGVINYIFRRREEFGTLHILHGVKTPNDLLYRERFDAWRLHPRTRVYLTADQPDKSWHYRVGVVTNLFDELVVSPTAVAMMCGPEAMMRAAIRSLRRKGIAEEAIFLSLERNMQCAFGLCGHCQLGPLFFCKDGPVFAYPQVKRWFGVSGI
- a CDS encoding patatin-like phospholipase family protein; the encoded protein is MSGGGARGAFQVGVYEQLLKDRRFADGPTVLSGTSAGAINSALIAAGKTPREMMEFWNGICDDPPVVVSPVFFDTAARTLVRLGIEEARQWLRNGSRWLSLLQRLRNHLPPRRGDLTAMVVEYLLAVRFELVSNFMEGIAESFLADTSQLRERLIDTFGGEEVPTGGVCLAINTIDAHTGAVVRYVNTSTPFMHPPDYLVVDAITVDMVLASASIPMLFPPVQIGRRLLWDGGLLVNTPLAPAVSMGAEEIITVLVTEPPDPASDPLPHFGRAVERTVDSLLENAYNVDRKLLLERNRLARLQRATYRDVTLYEAVRPARDRSFNAGSYLYFERSVLDNMYRAGKRAAAAWLAAGPIVDHLEAATTAAA
- a CDS encoding winged helix-turn-helix domain-containing protein: MIKDICEAAGLVWHFLDEHGSTPVGTLKRKLKLGSEAFYGALGWLAREDKLAFEGAGKKLVVALK
- a CDS encoding 4Fe-4S dicluster domain-containing protein, giving the protein MAGTGESRAAFLLPKDRVNDLIDLLWARGFRVVGPVVRNGAVVIDEVRAVQDLPVGRRDDQEAGVYRLQEAGGDLLFGVVNGPGSLKGIFYLPREPLIEMRRERGGFAVREVAEETQPVAALGVRPCDLAALEIQDRVFIGGRFRDTHYERRRQGLLSIVVNCTRAAPTCFCSSMGTGPAAPAGCDLALTELDGRLLVDVGSAAGEELVGTLALEVAPPADVAAARSEVDACATSMARAVDRSDLPGLLFDEVESPQWDDVARRCLSCGNCTMVCPTCFCHAVVEVPALDNASSQRVRQWDSCFSYEFAHIAGKNFRPRIRDRYRQWLTHKLASWIDQFGTSGCVGCGRCISWCPVGIDLTAEVAAIRARRGGTPS
- a CDS encoding CBS domain-containing protein → MLIERWMTRRVHVVKPRDSIRHAREIMETNRVNQLPVVVDHEVVGIVTDRDLRDAYPSVFDAQPRRPGRSGEPPADPSHIAVETVMTSNVVTLGPQDSVVEAARRMRRERIGAIPVVDNGRLVGIVTRSDILDAFTALVEPAHPDAPAPRDGGKP
- a CDS encoding thiamine pyrophosphate-dependent enzyme, with the protein product MQTHREIFRSIKDIPREEFLAGGTGLCGGCGGLLGLRLFSKALGPNTVFVNAAGCMTLLAVFPFSPFRGSWLYTAMACAPAGAQGVRDALDVLIEKGRLPPSDDVSVVVVTGDGAAHGIGLQSTLAAVHRGLDFFYFCYDNEAFGNTGFQMSPSSPLGSRTATTPPGSTAPAGTTTRKQDLFELWRAQSPPFVATVSPAYPLDLMDKVARAKRRAGPKLFLSFATCPPGWGVEPADAVTVAKLAVETGVWPLKEAVDGAVTHTVVPHRFRPVEDYLVVQTRYRHLFEPVRQEELLRQLQEVVDRYWASAHNNNG